Proteins from one Xenopus tropicalis strain Nigerian chromosome 1, UCB_Xtro_10.0, whole genome shotgun sequence genomic window:
- the LOC101730260 gene encoding glutenin, low molecular weight subunit, translating to MASFEMLYAILDDFRADSDDFEALASYYEHHYRRRYGKIVDLEHFLIMYMVDPRVTDKRNIPDYLAMIHFMEQLEELEREYRVLCTERLLTPYTPEERLLRWEYLEILRLQNTVRSLLLPIILNIWEKEKELLKAARTREQQRPPAAEDLIATQKKPPAAEEIEPPAAEEEITPQIEPPTAEEVITSKIEPPATEEVITSQIEPPTAEEEITPQIEPPTAEEVITSKIEPPATEEVITSQIEPPTAEEVITSKIEPPATEEVITSQIEPPTAEEVISTEEPLGTEKIINIREPQFAEEEINEQEEPPAVERLTRGRRVRRAIARRLQRISHSARRILRGICCHQPPPAP from the exons ATGGCGTCGTTTGAG ATGCTCTACGCCATTTTAGATGACTTCAGGGCGGACTCTGATGATTTTGAAGCCCTTGCATCCTATTATG AACATCACTACAGGCGCCGGTACGGAAAGATTGTGGACCT AGAACACTTTCTCATAATGTACATGGTGGATCCGAGAGTTACAGATAAGAGGAACATCCCGGACTATCTGGCAATGATCCACTTTATG GAACAACTAGAAGAGTTAGAAAGGGAATACCGCGTCCTCTGCACCGAACGGTTGCTGACTCCT TACACACCAGAAGAGCGACTGTTACGGTGGGAGTATTTAGAGATCCTGCGACTTCAGAAC ACCGTCAGATCTCTTCTTCTGCCCATTATTTTAAACAtctgggagaaggagaaggaactgCTTAAAGCTGCCAg gaCCAGGGAACAACAAcgacctcctgctgcagaggactTAATAGCCACTCAAAAaaagcctcctgctgcagaggag AtagagcctcctgctgcagaggaggaaataacACCTCAAATAGaacctcctactgcagaggaggtaatcacatctaaaatagagcctcctgctACAGAGGAGGTAATAACATCTCAAATTGaacctcctactgcagaggaggaaataacacctcaaattgaacctcctactgcagaggaggtaatcacatctaaaatagagcctcctgctACAGAGGAGGTAATAACATCTCAAATTGAACCTCCTACTGCAGAAGAGGTTATCACAtctaaaatagagcctcctgctACAGAGGAGGTAATAACATCTCAAATTGaacctcctactgcagaggaggtcaTTTCCACTGAAGAACCTCTAGGCACCGAGAAGATAATAAACATCAGAGAGCCTCAATTTGCAGAGGAGGAAATAAATGAGCAAGAGGAGCCTCCAGCTGTGGAGAGACTAACCCGGGGCAGACGGGTACGCCGCGCCATCGCTAGAAGGTTGCAGAGGATTTCG CACTCCGCCAGAAGAATTCTCAGGGGGATCTGCTGCCATCAACCTCCCCCTGCTCCCTAA